The Latilactobacillus sakei subsp. sakei DSM 20017 = JCM 1157 genome includes a window with the following:
- a CDS encoding alpha/beta hydrolase, with translation MKKWGFLLSGGFLLVIILSILLINQRSNQARQQANRVRDSAPTFYLHGYGGSGRSSDSMIEAAEERGRATKVLTAIVSRTGQVALEGHWTDSTTRPIIQVIYKNNRNPNYRQNGEWFKRVLIAVNRQHHFKQFNVVAHSMGNLTLAFYLANNAQNKKMPQLAKFVSIAGHYAGIIGMDDRANQNHLAKDGRPQQINATYRQLMGLRHRLPKNQVQFLNVYGDLSDGSDSDGRVSNVSSQSLRYLVAPRAKSYREVEFKGRKAQHSQLHENEAVNKTVIDFLW, from the coding sequence ATGAAGAAGTGGGGCTTTTTACTTAGCGGTGGTTTTTTACTGGTCATTATTTTAAGCATATTACTGATTAATCAGCGTTCAAATCAAGCACGACAGCAGGCTAATCGTGTTCGTGACAGCGCACCGACCTTTTATTTACATGGGTATGGTGGTTCCGGTCGCTCTAGCGATAGCATGATTGAGGCCGCAGAAGAGCGGGGCAGAGCGACTAAAGTGTTAACGGCAATTGTCAGTCGTACTGGACAAGTTGCGTTAGAGGGACATTGGACAGATAGTACTACCCGGCCCATTATTCAGGTTATTTATAAAAATAATCGGAATCCGAATTATCGGCAAAATGGTGAATGGTTTAAACGGGTATTGATTGCGGTCAATCGACAACATCATTTTAAGCAGTTCAATGTTGTCGCTCACTCGATGGGCAATTTAACGTTAGCCTTCTACCTAGCCAATAATGCCCAAAACAAAAAAATGCCGCAGTTAGCTAAATTTGTTTCAATTGCAGGTCATTATGCTGGTATTATCGGAATGGATGATCGTGCTAATCAAAATCATTTAGCTAAAGATGGTCGCCCGCAGCAGATTAACGCTACTTATCGGCAATTAATGGGATTAAGGCATAGATTGCCAAAAAATCAGGTTCAATTCTTAAATGTTTATGGGGACCTATCCGATGGTAGTGATTCTGACGGACGCGTCAGCAATGTCTCTTCGCAATCGTTACGATATTTAGTGGCGCCAAGGGCTAAATCATATCGTGAGGTTGAATTTAAGGGACGTAAAGCACAACATAGTCAGCTACATGAAAACGAGGCTGTTAATAAAACGGTGATCGATTTTCTATGGTAA
- a CDS encoding LysR substrate-binding domain-containing protein encodes MKIKDLEYFVALIKLKNFTAVADQFGVSQPTITYAVKRLEEEFDTKLIRRDQSHQSIIITDSGEQLNRHAVNILNEIQLTTNDMQNLSATELRFGLPPIIGTYYFSKLAQKLVKAGSIQHFATVDGGSTELLASLEAGRLDAALLGSATPLENDALTAEIIEQHHFKIVVSPKSPLATAKKVAFRDLANENFIMLAEGFVHPVVFDTLSTMNQMNPDIIYQTNDVSILKSMVHENVGVGFLTETAITPADDLIVLDLLDQPQPTFYISLAYRKTQLFSATQQALLGTLTTAAKEYRLEQQNSDTNL; translated from the coding sequence ATGAAGATTAAAGATTTAGAATATTTTGTCGCTTTAATTAAATTAAAAAATTTTACAGCAGTTGCCGATCAATTTGGTGTCAGCCAACCAACAATCACCTATGCGGTCAAGCGCTTAGAAGAAGAATTCGACACTAAATTAATTCGCCGCGACCAGTCCCATCAATCAATTATTATTACGGATAGCGGTGAACAACTCAATCGACACGCTGTCAACATTCTAAATGAAATTCAATTAACAACTAATGATATGCAAAATCTCTCTGCAACTGAGCTTCGTTTTGGACTTCCGCCGATTATCGGCACCTACTACTTCTCTAAATTAGCGCAGAAATTAGTCAAGGCTGGGAGTATTCAACATTTTGCGACAGTTGATGGTGGTTCTACTGAATTATTAGCTAGTCTAGAAGCTGGACGTTTGGATGCTGCCCTACTTGGCTCTGCAACCCCATTAGAAAATGATGCGCTAACGGCTGAGATTATCGAGCAACATCACTTCAAAATCGTCGTCAGCCCCAAATCACCGCTAGCAACCGCTAAAAAGGTTGCCTTTCGTGATTTAGCCAACGAAAACTTCATTATGTTGGCAGAGGGCTTCGTCCACCCCGTCGTCTTTGATACGCTTTCGACGATGAACCAAATGAACCCTGACATTATTTATCAAACCAATGACGTGAGCATCCTCAAAAGTATGGTCCATGAAAATGTCGGAGTCGGTTTTTTAACTGAAACGGCCATCACACCAGCTGATGATCTTATTGTTTTAGACTTACTTGATCAACCGCAACCAACCTTTTATATCTCATTAGCTTATCGCAAGACACAACTCTTCTCAGCGACTCAACAAGCCTTATTAGGGACTTTAACAACCGCTGCTAAAGAATACCGTCTTGAACAACAAAACAGCGACACCAACTTATAA